In Dyadobacter sp. NIV53, a single window of DNA contains:
- the aroB gene encoding 3-dehydroquinate synthase has product MNQSVIIASVKESLPQFISSANYSKVIVIADNNTKKHCYPLIKSALPKHKLVEISSGEVFKTLATCEKIWNVMTSEELDRHALVINIGGGVIGDMGGFCAAVYKRGIDFIQIPTTLLSQVDASVGGKLGVDFHGFKNHLGVFSLPEKVLIDPEFLKTLPEREIRSGFAEIIKHCLIADGEKWNQISHKDFEEQNWADLIDHSVKIKQKVVEQDPTEKGLRKILNFGHTLGHAVETHFLSKPAIQRLYHGEAIAVGMIMESYLSLKKGMINSELLSQIEEFIFATYGRVQIAAEDIEAILALTRQDKKNRGSEIRFSLLTGAGSCGYDIVVSVSEMRKAIAYYMG; this is encoded by the coding sequence ATGAACCAGTCAGTAATTATTGCCTCTGTCAAGGAGAGTTTACCACAATTCATCAGCTCAGCAAACTATTCGAAAGTTATTGTAATTGCCGATAATAATACAAAAAAACACTGTTATCCACTTATTAAATCAGCTTTACCAAAACACAAATTAGTAGAAATTTCAAGCGGGGAGGTTTTTAAAACACTGGCCACCTGTGAGAAGATATGGAATGTGATGACAAGCGAAGAGCTCGACCGCCATGCACTTGTGATCAATATCGGAGGCGGCGTTATAGGTGACATGGGAGGTTTTTGCGCTGCTGTTTATAAAAGGGGAATAGATTTTATACAGATTCCGACCACACTTTTATCACAGGTGGATGCAAGTGTTGGAGGAAAGTTAGGGGTTGATTTTCATGGGTTTAAAAATCATCTGGGTGTTTTTAGCCTTCCTGAAAAAGTTTTGATAGATCCTGAATTTTTAAAAACATTACCTGAGCGGGAAATACGTTCGGGCTTTGCAGAAATTATTAAACATTGCCTGATCGCTGATGGCGAAAAGTGGAATCAGATAAGCCATAAAGATTTTGAGGAACAGAACTGGGCGGATTTGATTGATCATTCAGTGAAAATAAAACAGAAAGTAGTTGAGCAGGACCCGACAGAGAAGGGGTTAAGGAAAATCCTGAATTTCGGACACACACTCGGACATGCCGTTGAAACACATTTTTTGAGCAAACCGGCCATCCAGAGATTGTATCATGGCGAGGCAATTGCAGTAGGAATGATTATGGAAAGTTATTTATCATTGAAAAAGGGAATGATAAATAGTGAGTTATTAAGCCAGATCGAAGAATTTATTTTTGCAACTTATGGCAGGGTACAAATTGCAGCTGAGGATATTGAAGCAATTTTAGCACTCACCCGCCAGGATAAAAAGAACAGGGGAAGCGAAATCCGTTTTTCGCTTTTAACAGGGGCAGGAAGCTGCGGATATGACATAGTAGTTTCGGTTTCTGAAATGCGTAAAGCAATAGCTTATTACATGGGTTGA
- a CDS encoding DUF4136 domain-containing protein: protein MLMFKSIKPYAALFFIIVLAGCSSGRKVFVEHDYSYETNFKDYSSYTFLECERDTNNLCTEIYEAIRRQMQVRGYKLTADKPTLLVNYGIFYDNLRYQGYMQPVIKNWVDTENDGFRYEPIKYALDKGTLIVSLIDADSDQVVWRGYASGIFKGAENTNNHYRSVVRRIFDQYPLFAKGYDPRRYSEQVGR from the coding sequence ATGCTTATGTTCAAGTCTATTAAACCGTATGCCGCTTTGTTTTTTATAATAGTGCTGGCTGGATGCTCGAGTGGTCGTAAAGTGTTTGTGGAGCACGATTACAGTTATGAAACCAATTTTAAGGATTACTCCTCCTACACGTTCCTTGAATGCGAGCGCGATACAAACAATCTTTGTACAGAAATTTATGAAGCAATTCGCCGCCAGATGCAGGTGAGAGGTTACAAGCTGACAGCTGATAAACCAACACTGCTGGTTAATTATGGAATTTTCTATGATAATCTGCGCTATCAGGGTTACATGCAGCCGGTTATTAAAAACTGGGTAGATACGGAAAATGACGGATTTCGATATGAGCCGATCAAATACGCACTGGATAAAGGAACATTGATTGTCTCCTTAATTGATGCCGACAGCGACCAGGTAGTCTGGAGAGGTTACGCTTCCGGAATTTTTAAGGGAGCAGAAAATACAAATAATCATTATAGAAGCGTTGTAAGGCGTATTTTTGATCAATATCCGCTATTTGCAAAAGGATATGACCCAAGGCGATACAGCGAACAGGTAGGGAGATAA
- a CDS encoding VOC family protein: protein MSAPLITGIQQVGVGVQNVPEAWQWYRRILGFDVPVFDDKADAPLMTPYTGGKVHQRHALLAINMAGGGGLEIWSFTSRVSQPVGFKLEPGDLGINAIRFKAPDVRKAHEWVKSQSREAVGPLVSLPEGEGFWGNDPYGNIYQITSDTTWFQNTGKPVGGVAGVVVGVSNIDKSLPFYKNLLDPMEIVYDKTGVFEDLPTSISGQRFRRVLLRKQFTPVGAFSKLLGNIQIELIQALDRTPKKLFENRYWGDCGFIHLCFDTLDMATLKNKIQANGYPFTIDSEKSFGMESAAGRFAYVEDPDGTLIELVETHKLPILKKIGWFLDIQKRKHQKPLPDWMLKMLSLSRVKD from the coding sequence ATGAGCGCTCCACTAATAACCGGAATCCAGCAAGTAGGTGTTGGTGTTCAGAATGTACCCGAAGCATGGCAATGGTATCGCCGTATTCTGGGTTTCGATGTACCGGTTTTTGACGATAAAGCCGATGCTCCCCTTATGACTCCTTATACCGGAGGCAAAGTACACCAAAGGCATGCTTTACTGGCAATTAATATGGCTGGAGGCGGCGGCCTGGAAATATGGTCGTTCACAAGCCGGGTTTCACAGCCTGTTGGTTTTAAACTGGAACCGGGAGATCTGGGTATTAACGCTATCAGGTTCAAAGCTCCTGATGTTCGCAAAGCGCATGAATGGGTAAAAAGTCAATCCAGGGAGGCAGTAGGTCCTTTGGTTTCACTTCCAGAGGGAGAAGGCTTCTGGGGAAATGATCCTTATGGAAATATATATCAGATCACAAGTGACACAACGTGGTTCCAAAATACCGGAAAACCTGTTGGTGGTGTTGCAGGAGTTGTTGTCGGTGTTTCAAACATTGATAAATCTCTGCCTTTTTATAAAAATCTGCTTGACCCGATGGAGATTGTTTATGACAAAACCGGGGTTTTTGAAGATCTGCCAACATCCATTTCCGGCCAGCGTTTCCGGAGGGTTTTATTAAGAAAACAATTCACACCCGTTGGAGCTTTTTCCAAACTTTTGGGAAATATCCAGATTGAGTTAATACAGGCATTAGACCGTACTCCAAAAAAACTTTTTGAAAACCGTTATTGGGGTGATTGCGGGTTTATTCATTTGTGTTTTGACACGTTGGATATGGCAACACTCAAAAATAAAATCCAGGCGAATGGATATCCTTTTACCATTGATAGCGAAAAATCATTTGGTATGGAGTCAGCAGCCGGGCGGTTTGCTTATGTAGAAGATCCTGACGGCACTTTAATCGAACTGGTAGAAACACATAAATTACCAATTCTGAAAAAAATAGGCTGGTTTCTGGATATACAAAAACGTAAACACCAGAAGCCTTTACCAGACTGGATGCTGAAAATGCTTAGCTTGAGCCGGGTGAAGGATTGA
- a CDS encoding 1-acyl-sn-glycerol-3-phosphate acyltransferase → MFFYFSRFLIRLALPIFLRKLLVINFDKFPAKVPVLLASNHSDSFFDALVIGAVLKRRIYTLARGDAFKKKAVAFWLRQINLIPVYRGSEGRQHVKNLDVTTQESYNAMKNGDVVIVFSEGVCVNEWKLRPLGKGTARMAYQVWYGEGALKDMEVIPTGLTYEHFRGPGKRVALHFGNGIKSQDIKTSPDEYEKWLREFNEILDKGMNDQILTLPEGVSQVEKKQRMDAFYGPDSIPPAGNTLLRGIGWFGRTIHKPFYSFFARKAAKITARSVFYDSVLFGLILYLYPLTVTILSVLLGIFAGWPAGLALFIALPLLAWFGGRYR, encoded by the coding sequence TGTTTTTCTATTTCTCCCGTTTCCTGATCCGTCTGGCTCTTCCTATCTTTTTAAGGAAGCTTTTAGTTATCAATTTTGATAAATTTCCTGCCAAAGTACCGGTGTTGCTTGCATCCAATCATTCAGATTCTTTTTTTGATGCACTTGTAATCGGGGCTGTGCTAAAACGTCGTATCTATACGCTTGCCCGTGGCGATGCTTTCAAGAAAAAGGCGGTGGCTTTCTGGTTAAGGCAAATCAACCTGATTCCTGTTTACAGAGGCTCAGAAGGGCGGCAGCATGTTAAAAACCTGGATGTTACGACGCAGGAAAGTTATAATGCGATGAAAAACGGTGATGTGGTTATCGTTTTTTCAGAAGGTGTTTGTGTAAATGAATGGAAATTGCGGCCATTGGGAAAAGGAACGGCTAGAATGGCTTACCAGGTTTGGTATGGGGAAGGTGCGTTGAAAGATATGGAAGTAATACCTACCGGTCTGACTTATGAACATTTTCGCGGACCAGGAAAGCGGGTTGCCTTACATTTCGGGAATGGCATTAAATCGCAGGATATTAAAACAAGTCCGGATGAATATGAAAAGTGGCTTCGGGAATTCAACGAGATCCTGGACAAGGGAATGAATGACCAAATCCTGACCTTACCAGAAGGAGTATCACAAGTGGAGAAGAAGCAGAGAATGGATGCTTTTTACGGCCCGGATTCGATTCCGCCGGCCGGAAATACGCTTCTACGTGGTATAGGTTGGTTTGGCCGTACAATTCACAAACCGTTTTATTCCTTTTTTGCCAGGAAAGCAGCCAAAATTACTGCCCGTTCGGTGTTTTATGATTCAGTATTGTTTGGATTAATATTGTATTTATATCCGCTTACTGTGACAATACTATCAGTTTTGCTTGGCATTTTTGCGGGCTGGCCGGCTGGGTTGGCTTTATTTATTGCGCTTCCGCTATTGGCCTGGTTTGGAGGGAGATACAGATAA